CGACCAGTGCTCGCTCCGCGCGGGCGCGGCACGCCGGCGCTGTTCCTCAATGCGCGCGGCGGCCGGCTCAGCCGGCAGAGCGCCTGGACGGTGCTGCAGCGTGCCGCCGGCCGCGCACGGCTGAAGGGCGTCTCGCCGCACACGCTGCGCCACTCGTTCGCCACCCACCTGCTCGACGGCGGCGCCGACATCCGGGTCGTCCAGGAGCTGCTCGGCCACGCGTCGGTCGCGACGACGCAGGTCTACACGCTGGTCACGGTCGACCGGCTCCGCGAGGTCTACGCCCTCTCGCACCCGCGCGCCCGCTGAGCCACGTGTACCCGATTTGCTTCAAGATCAACTTTGCGTGATCATGGTCTCCGCCCGGCGGCCACGCCGCTCGTGGCTCTTTAGCACTCAATCGATTTGTCGACAGAGAAACTTCGCGACATCCGGCGCGCCTCCACGCCGTTCGCGTGCGCTGTTCCTAGTCTCACGTGCAGAGGGATCCGCCCCCGAAGCACACGCATCTGGAGGGTGAAGCGTCTTGACCGATCCGAGCCAGGTACGAGCGATGCCTTCCCGCACCGGTCAGCATCCGGACGACGTTCGCGCCGGTCTGCCTGACCCCACCCGCGTTGCGCCACCGAGCCCGCACCGTCCCGAAGACCCCGTCCTCGACCGTCCCGTCATCCCCGCGCCGACCCTGCCCGTCGAGCCGGAGGACGAGGCCCTCATGGCCCCGGCCAACGACACGGAGCAGCCGCGCAGGTCCTCGCGGTACGGCCCCACCGGCCGGCTGATGCCGCGGTTCCCCGAGCCGCCGCCCCTGACCGAGCACGGCCCCGCGCGCATCGTCTCGCTGTGCAACCAGAAGGGCGGCGTCGGCAAGACCACGACCACGATCAGCCTCGGCGCCACCCTCGCGGAGTACGGCCGCAAGGTGCTGCTCGTCGACTTCGACCCGCAGGGCGCGTTGTCGGTCGGTCTCGGCGCGAATCCGCACGACCTCACCAGCACCATCTACAACCTGCTGATGGAGCGCGACGTCGGGCTCGACCAGGTGATCAAGCCGTCCGGTGTCGCCGGGCTCGACCTGCTGCCGAGCAACATCGACCTGTCCGCGGCCGAGGTGCAGCTCGTCGGCGAGGTGGCGAGGGAGCAGGCGCTGTCCCGCGTGCTGCGAGAGGCGGTCCCGCACTACGACGTCATCCTCATCGACTGCCAGCCGTCCCTCGGCCTGCTCACGATCAACGCGCTCACCGCGAGCGACAGCGTGATCGTCCCGCTGGAGTGCGAGTTCTTCGCGCTGCGCGGCGTTGCCCTGCTGATGGAGACGATCCACAAGGTGCAGGAGCGGCTCAACC
Above is a window of Streptosporangiales bacterium DNA encoding:
- a CDS encoding AAA family ATPase; its protein translation is MPSRTGQHPDDVRAGLPDPTRVAPPSPHRPEDPVLDRPVIPAPTLPVEPEDEALMAPANDTEQPRRSSRYGPTGRLMPRFPEPPPLTEHGPARIVSLCNQKGGVGKTTTTISLGATLAEYGRKVLLVDFDPQGALSVGLGANPHDLTSTIYNLLMERDVGLDQVIKPSGVAGLDLLPSNIDLSAAEVQLVGEVAREQALSRVLREAVPHYDVILIDCQPSLGLLTINALTASDSVIVPLECEFFALRGVALLMETIHKVQERLNPDLAIEGVLATMYDSRTLHTKEVLARLVEAFGDTVFHTVVNRTVRFPDASVAGEPINISAPNSNGAKAYRNLAKEVLARWHDA